AACCTTAATTACATAAattcattaaataaataacattataCTTGAAATTGTCCAGTTTAAGACCAAGATTTGCTCACAGAAAGACATTGGCTAGTCAAGAGTCATCTATTTCAGTGCTTCTGCTTTTTGGTTTGCAAAACTGAAAGTAACTAAAGAGCCATAGTAAGACGAGGAACTGGTGCAGCGAGAGGATCCAGCCCTGCCTGGACTCTGGGGTCCACCTCTTCAGTCCAAGTCTTGGACCCTCTCACAGATCGCCGCCGTGAATTCTGAGCACTTGGCGTTTCCCCCCAGGTCTTTTGTCAGCACCTTGGTGGGAAACCACACGAACATATGAAAGACTTTGAACTTGTGCACCACGTTGTTAAAGCTCTTATAATTCATTTAGAATGCACTTTAAAATGTACTATCCCTGTAAATCTGAGATATGACTATTAAGCATGAATACaaatatacatactgtacacaaaaaagcatctgctaaacgacTCAATGCAATGCGAGTGTAACGTAAACAAGCGTATACACATCACCACGTGCGTATTCCAGCACTGGCCGACCCAGCAGCTGTACGTACCCGTTTGTCTTGAATGGTGTTGAAGCAGGCAGTCTGGATCCTCTGGGCATGGGCGTGCAGCCCCATGTGCCTCAGCATCATGACGGCACTGAGCAGCAGGGCAGTGGGGTTGGCGAGGTCTGCTCCCGCTATGTCCGGGGCCGTTCCATGAACCTGCGGTTCACAAGAAGCCCCCAatatttaggcccaatcccatttctacccctgaccccttccccttacccctcccccttgttttgaaggggtaaggggaaggggtaaggggtagggcCTTAAACTTACATTTACACTTAGGGCATTTAGCCCTAAGTGTAACACTTTTATCCTAATCGACTTTCAATAAGTACCTTTGTCTGAagaaaagaaacaacaatatgtcGCTGTCGTGTAGTGACAATGTTCGTAGAACAATTGCCAAGTACTTACGATTGCTAGGTTAATCCAATTtcccgtacacaacagagatagctacaAGCCACAAACACATACCAGGCCATGTTAAGAATGACTAAACAAGCGGGCTGACTCAGTACCCACCGATTCAAAGATGGCGACTCCATTGGTCCCGATGTTTCCACTGGGAGTCACTCCCAGTCCTCCGATGAGCCCAGCACAAAGATCGCTTCCAGGAGGAACAGAGTAGGCTGTTAGATTAACGCTGAACGTTTATTTGAGTGGACAAATGTGTCAGTGTGGATAAGCATTTTTCTTTATTGAAACGAAAGAAAGCAATTAACCTTAGTATGTCGCCATACAAATTTGGCATCACTAGAACGTCAAACTGTGTGGGGTCTTGGACCATCTGGGTAGAAGATACATATTTTGGATGAAATTCAAGCAATAATGTCGTTTTGCATATttgaaatatttatatattttttacgatGGACAAATACTTACATTAAGACACACAGTGTCCAAGTACATCTCAGTAAACTTGATATCTTTGTAATTCTCGGCTGCTTCTCGACATTTGCGGAGAAAGAGACCATCTGACATACGCCTGCAAAAAGGGGTAACGGACAAAGAAATATTAATGTGCGTGTAGAGGGTTGGCACGTAAAATAGGATGTTTAGAATACAACTTACATTATATTTGCCTTATGCACCGCAGTAACACTGGAGCGCTGGTTATTAACGGCATATTCAAAAGCGTACTTTGCAATACGTTCACTTGCATCTTCTGTGATGAGCTTTATGCTCTGTACAACTCCATCTACGATCTGCCATGCAAGTTCAATGAATAAAATATTAACATAAAATACTGCAATATGACAACGCATACAATAAGGATACCGCTGCTACCACATGCAGGTGGAAGATGGTTGGAAAAAACTCCCCCTCAAAACACATCTGttgataatatataatatgcGCAGAATCTTTTACAGGGAGAAGCAGTTTCAGATTCCGAGACCAGGTACACATACAGGGCAAGACACAACTAGTTAAGGTGGTGTTTCTCACCACATGTTCGATCCCGCTGTATTCCCCCTCAGTGTTCTCTCGTATGGTCACCAGGTCCACATCTGTATAGGGGGTCTTGTAGCCCTCAATAGACATACAGGGGCGTACGTTTGCATACAGATCAAATGTTTTTCTCAAGAGAAGGTTCATTGAAGGATGGCCAGCTGCAACTGGGGTCTTCAAGGGACCTGCAgatagtgttgtgttgtgaatCATCTTTATATTCTTGAAGCAAAGATCAGCCAATATGCACTACTTTGTCACAATTTGTGTAAAACACAGGAACAAGGCTACTTTAATGAAGCAATATGAATGTTAATTTCCTTATTAATCACATCAACATTAATGAAATGATAAATTCAAAGAAAGGACTTATTAAATACCTTTGAGGCCAATTTTGTTTCTGTCCATTGATTCTTTTGTGTTTGGAGGTATCATCCAGTTACCACCTGGCCCTTGGATGGCTGTGACATTCCTCTCGTCCCACTGAATGGGTACCTATAGCAAATATACAGAGTATAATACTTATTAACATTTAAACCAAACAACCACTTAACCAAAAATGTATATCTGTCGAACTGCACTGCAAGGAAAAAAGGAAGATCAATTATCCATTATCTTGAGAATACCGAATAAATATACTTTGAAACAAAACCATAAAAACCGCAGGTCATGGTTTGAGAAAGCTCCTGTCAAAGTACTCACTTGAGCTGCTTCAAATATCCTCATCACAGCAGTGGAGATCTCGGGACCGATTCCATCCCCAGGGATTAGTGTCACCGTCTGCATCTGAGAGGGGAATTACAGTGAACAACAATTGCCAGCATTCAATATAATTTCATTCAATAAAAAGTATGCCTTGTGTTCTTTCTTAGATAAGAACTATGATGACTCATAGAAAACATGAcaaatgtataatttatatGCCAATCATAAAATAATGAAGCTCATTGGCTGATGCCAGACGTACTCCATGGTCGCTGGCCCGAGGACGCTGCTGTCTAGGGGCTTGTGGCACCTGTAGGGTTAATAGGAGGGAAGAATGATAGGATGCATACATAGTATGTACGCTCAGATGCTTTCTACGAAACAAGTCGCATAAGAACTAATGATAAAGTTGTCTAAACGTCAAAATAGTGAAGTGGTGGTCCAATAACTAATACGATTTGTATAAAGCAAGCTGAAATACCGCACAAAGAGCATTCATGATGAAATGTTTTTGGTATATTAATCAGTTGTATCAAATACACATAGTGAAGACCCCCATTTAAAGTAGTTGGTTTCAATGAGAATTATAGGGGAATCTATGGAATCAGAAAACAATTGCAATTTGgcataaaaaaaataccaatgtgtgtgatgtgtgtgtttacttggtCAGCAGTGAAAGCCTTGGTGTCCTTCAGGCCCCACCTCCTCAGAAGGTTGAAGACCTGCAGATGAAATAAGTAAACCACCTGCTTACACCTTTTTAAGTCACTATTAAAATATACATTGTCAAATAATGTAAGGCTAACTAGTAAGTCAAATATCTATAGTAATGGGAGGTACGCTACCTAGCAGCACATACCTTAGGCTAGCATGATATCGATGTGACATTGACAAAGGTTATAACAACGCCTTGATAAAAACATGATCACAGTAATTAAACAATCATTGGTGATTAAATGTTAATTTGTGATTAATGCTCTGCGCTACAGCTGTCATATCAAAGTGAAGCTACTCAGAAGAAGACAGGGATCACCAAACTGGTGATGAGCGAGCAATGAGCATCCAGGTAACCGGGTTGCTATAGCTACAGCAAACAGGTAGCCTGCTTCGCGACCCCAACATGGAGGACACCGCAGCCTCTTCGACCTTACAGATAATTGACATTACCACTACTACATTACGTTATAACACAACGATACACATGTCAGTGCAGAGACTCACTGCAGTCCTCCAGGTGCTTCCTGCCATGGCAGCAGTTGGTATAGCTACTAGCGTGATAGAGGCAGACGTCAACCACGGTTCAGTTCATTTCAATGGAAGGACCCCACGTGATCCAACCATGTACTATGCAGTGTGCCCGACCACCACTAAATGGCGCTAGATATAttgtttttagatttttttggtATCTCCCGTTTATGAACAAGTAACTTTCTGTCTATAAATATTGGTTACATGATCTACCTGTAACGATATTAAGACCTGTTTAGCTCATGTGGGAAATTAACAAGCAGGTTGTACACAGGACAAGTAAGGGATAACGTTTTAATCATTACAGAAAGACGGGAGCATTGTAGAAATGATTAGGACCAGTTGACGGCAAATGTATTGTTACATTGTCAATGTAACATGGGTAAACatagaaaatacaaaacaagtaaaaaaccTAAAACAATCTTTCAGTCGCTCTTTGCAAAAGTTAATTTCAAAGCAAGCACAATAGGACACTATCCCAAAATGATCTAGCGATGTAAAATCAAGCAGCTTTACCAAAAAACTACAAGTTTTAAAGCAGCCTTCCCTTGCCAAAGTTAGCGTTAATGCAAGGTGCATGAACGAACATTATGCTAGTAAACAAATATTCACAGAAGCCTGAGGGTAGTAAATAGGACTTTAGTTTAAACCTCTCAACTGCATCTCTTAAAGCACACATTTTCCGAATAACATTAATTGCAATAGTATGTAGGCAACAATGCTGTATGCATTAGGATAATAGTTTTTAGGAAAAATACAGTACAAGTCATGAACACTTCATATGAATACAACCAATGGTAGGATAACAGCATGTTTATACAGTATACTGCTTTGGCTGCTTCTTCAGGCTCATTGATCGTTCAGTTTGTGAAATCATGTGCGTGGCTCTGCTGTTCAGTAGTCTGCATTCATGAAGCACATCTGGTGAGGTCACACGGaaaaatatcatattatattatatcctATTATACATAGAGAAACCGTTTTGGATTAAATCATACTCAAAGGACAATATTGACACAAATGTAAACACTGACAATATATCACCAGACCGGTATTGTCCTTAAATACAAACTTTACCGTTGAACTGCTTGTAGGCTTCTTCAACGATGGCATTGTTTGATCTCTTTATTTCCCAATAGTTATCTTCCACCCATGGTTTGTAATCCAGA
This genomic stretch from Gadus chalcogrammus isolate NIFS_2021 chromosome 9, NIFS_Gcha_1.0, whole genome shotgun sequence harbors:
- the idh3a gene encoding isocitrate dehydrogenase [NAD] subunit alpha, mitochondrial, which translates into the protein MAGSTWRTAVFNLLRRWGLKDTKAFTADQVPQAPRQQRPRASDHGMQTVTLIPGDGIGPEISTAVMRIFEAAQVPIQWDERNVTAIQGPGGNWMIPPNTKESMDRNKIGLKGPLKTPVAAGHPSMNLLLRKTFDLYANVRPCMSIEGYKTPYTDVDLVTIRENTEGEYSGIEHVIVDGVVQSIKLITEDASERIAKYAFEYAVNNQRSSVTAVHKANIMRMSDGLFLRKCREAAENYKDIKFTEMYLDTVCLNMVQDPTQFDVLVMPNLYGDILSDLCAGLIGGLGVTPSGNIGTNGVAIFESVHGTAPDIAGADLANPTALLLSAVMMLRHMGLHAHAQRIQTACFNTIQDKRVLTKDLGGNAKCSEFTAAICERVQDLD